The Candidatus Eremiobacteraceae bacterium genome includes the window CTCACAGAATGAAGTCCGCACATGGCAGTCCGGGGTATCCGCGGCGCCATCACCGCCGCCGAGAACTCGCCGGCTGCGATCGTTTCGGCGTCCGAGCGGCTGCTCAGCGCGATGATCGAAGCAAATCGCGTGGAGGCGCCGGACATCGCCGCGGTGTTCTTCACGACGACGACCGATCTTGACGCGGAATTCCCGGCGGCTGCGGCGCGCGCGTTGGGCTGGAACAAAGTGCCGCTGCTGTGCGGCCACGAGATGGGAGTGCCCGGCCGGCTGGGGCGCTGCATCCGCATCCTCATGCTCGTGAATACCGATGCGACGCAGGCGGCAGTGAAGCACATCTATCTAGAGGGCGCGACGGCGCTGCGGCCGGATTTGACAGGCGAGGACAATCCGCAGACGGCGGGCTCGACGTTTTAAGGGATATATGATCGTCATCATCAGGCGCGGCGCGACCGACGCCCAGGCGCAAGAAGTGGTCGAGAAGATCACCGCCATGGGCTATGGCGTCAACGTCTCCAAAGGCGTCGAACGCGTCATCGTCGGCGTGCTCGGCGTGCGCGACAACAAAGAGATGCTCGCCGCGCAACTGGCGGGGATCCCGTGGGTCGAGCGCGTCGTGCCGATCAGCAAGTCCTACAAGCTGGTCAGCCGCGAGGGCGCGCAAAGCGACACCATCATCCGATTGCGCAACGGCGTCGAGATCGGCGGCAACGCGGTGCACGTCATCGCCGGCCCATGCACCGTCGAAGGCCGCGACATGTTGCTGCAGACCGCGCACGCCGTCAAGGCCTCCGGTGCGACGCTGCTGCGCGGCGGCGCGTACAAGCCCAGCACCTCGCCGTATTCATTCCAAGGCATGGGCAAGGAAGGGCTTGAGATCCTCGCCGCGGCGCGCGAGGAGACGGGGCTGCCGGTGATCACCGAAGTGCTCGACCCGCGCGACGTGGCGATGGTCGAGACCTATGCGGACATACTGCAAGTCGGCGCGCGCAACATGCAGAACTTCAATCTGCTCAAAGAGGTCGCCAAGGCGCGCAAACCGGTGATGCTCAAACGCGGCCTGTCCGCGACGATCGAAGAGTGGCTGCTCGCGGCCGAATACATCTTCGCAGGCGGCAACCACGACGTCATGCTGTGCGAACGCGGCATCCGTACGTTCGAGCCGGCCACGCGCAACACGCTCGATCTGAACGCGGTGCCGCTGCTCAAGCAGCTCACACACCTGCCGGTGATCGTCGATCCAAGCCATGGAACAGGCCGCTGGGAACTGGTGGCGCCCATGGCGCGCGCGGGCCTTGCTGCCGGTGCGGACGGCCTGATGATCGAAGTGCATCCGAATCCCGCCGAAGCGCTCAAGGACGGATTCGAATCGTTGACCTTCGAGAAATTCGCAGCCATGATGGATGGCGTGCGCGCCGTGGCACGAGCCGTCGGCCGGCCGGTCGCGTCAGACGTCGCTGCGACGGTGTGAGCGACAAGCAACCCTCCCAAGGATTCGAACGCTCCAACATCCTCATCGTCGGCACGGGGCTCATCGGCACATCGATCGGGCTGGCGTTGCGGCGCCGCCTCAAGCAGGTGAAGATCGCCGGCTGGGACCCGGCGCGCGGTCGCGCTGCTGCAGCCCGCCGCAAAGGGGCGCTCGACCGCGTCGCGCCGACCCTTGAGGCCGCCCTGCGGGAGGTTGACACCGTTGTCCTCGCCGCCCCCCTCGAGGCGATCGTGCGTCTCGTTCCTCAGGTTCTGGCCCAGACTCAAACGCGCGCCTTCATTATAGAAGTAGGTCCGCTGCTGGCGCCGGTGGTCGCGGCGGCGGCGCCGGCACTGCGGTTGACTGCGGGGGAGCGGCAGTTCGTCGCGGGCCATCCTCTCGCCGGCGCGGAGTCGTCGGGTCCGCAAGGTGCGAACCCTGAAATGTTTGGCGGCCGGCCATTCGCGCTGTACGCGCCCCCGCAGAAAAATCGGGCAGCCGCCTCGCGGCGCGCGCAATCGTTCGCCCGCTTGCTCGGCGCGGTGCCGGTAAGGCTCAAACCGTCCGACCACGACCGGATCGTCGCGGCGACAAGCGCGCTGCCGCAGGTCGCGTCGCTCGCGCTGGCCCTAGCAGCCAAGCGCGCGGGCGGTCGAGCGGCGAACTGGGTCTCGGGCCCTGGATTCGATAGCGCAACGCGTCTGGCGCAATCGCCGTTTTCCGTATGGGAAGCGCCGTTGCGAGCCAACGCCCGCAGCACCGCCCGAGCGTTGCGGGCCCTCGAAGACACGGTGCGCGCGTTCAGGCGTGCGCTCGAAAGCGGAGATTTCGGCAAAATCGAAGCGTATTTCGCCGCCGCGGCCGCTGCCCGACGGCGGATTATGGGAATACGAAGCAGAAGAGCCGCTACCCGCAATTCGTAACGCAGGGCATCGACGCCCGCGATTTCACGCGTCAGAAGGAGACCCATGCGCCAACTGCATCGCAGCCTTGTCGTCGCCGTGCTCGGCGCGACCGCCATTCTCGGTTCCGCCGCGATCGCGCACGCAGACGCGACGGGCTATGTGCCGCCCAGCTTCACAAACCAGGTGAAGCCGCAGTATCCCGACAGCGCGCGCTCCGGCGGCGAGACCGGCGAAGTCAAAGTCAAGGTGCTCGTCCAGGCCGACGGCAAGGCCACCAGTTTCGCGATCTTCAAATCATCGGGCCATAAGGACCTCGACGACGCTGTGATCTCAGCGGTGAAGCAGTCGACGTACAAGCCCGCGTACAGCAACGGCAAACCGACGCTGGCCTATTTCGACATCACGTACAAGTTCACGCTGCAAGGACTCGCGCAAGACGAGGGCAGCACCAGCGCGTACGACGCCAAGCTCGCCGCCAATCCGAACGATGAGGCGGCCCGGCGCGGCCTCGCGATCGTGCTGATCAACAAGCACGACTACGCGCAGGCTGAGGACGTGCTCGTCAAAGGCACGCAGCTCGATCCCAAGAACGCCGGGTTCTTCTCGCTGCTCGGGTTCGCGTACTATAGCGACGGCTTGCAGAACAAGAAGGACGATCGCTACAAGCAGGCGGCAGAAGCCTACGACTCGTTCCTCGCGCTCACGCCCCATCCGGAGGCGTCCGACGCGCGCAACGCCGCCAGCGCCTACGGCGAGTACGCCTTCGTGCTGCTCGAAAACCAAAAGTCCGGTGATGCGCTTCCGTATGCGCAAAAGGCGGCCAAGCTCGATCCGACGCAGACGCAATACCAGATCGAGTTGGGCGAAGCGCAGCAAGGCACCGGCGACAATCAGGCCGCTATCGCTTCCTTCAAGCAAGCGCTGCAGCTCGACGACAAAAAATCGGTCAACGTCACAGCGCGCATCTACGCGGATCTGGGCGTCTCGCAGCTCGACCTGGGCCAAGAGAACGACGGCATCGCGTCGATCAACCAGGCCGAGAAGATCTCACCGGCCAGCCCCGTCGCATATCAGGCGCTGGCCAGCTACTACATCCGCAAGGGCAAACTCGACGCGGCACTCGGGCCGCTGAACCAGCTGGCCCAGGTCTCGCCCAACGAGCCGCAGGTGCAAGTCGATATCGGCGACATCTACGTGCAGAAGAAGGACTACGTCAAGGCCAAGGCCGCGTACGACAAGGCGCTGGCCATCGACCCGCACAACGGCAACGCCCTCTTCGGCTCCGCGCAGATCGCAGCCGCCCAGGGCGACCTGACCACGACCCAGACCGCGCTGGCAAACGCCGTCGCGGTGGCGCCTGCCAATACGGCGGTCTACAACGCCACCATCGCCGCCATTCTGCTAGGTCTGCCGAACAAGGGCACCGATCCGACGCCGGATGCCATCAAGTACGCGACCGCTGCCACGACAGCCGACCCCAACTTCGCCAGCGGCTGGTACGACCTAGGGGTCGCGCTTGCGCGCCAGAACAAGAAGGACCAGGCGAACACCGCGCTCCACCGAGCATTCGACCTGTACAAAGCACAGAACAACGCCGACGGCATGGCGGCCGTCAACGCACGTTACAAAGAGCTCAACGGCGCAGACCTCGCGGGCTACTCAGCGCCGCGCGGAGAGATGATCAACCAGCCCGGCCACTAGCACGATTAGATGCGAGTTAGCATGAATGCGGAAGGCGTTTTTCATCGGCACACACTCGTTCGTTCCCGGCCTGCGGAAGCCGGCCGGGAATGCGGTAGGAACGATGACGCGTCTCGTATAACCGGACAACCCGACGACGGCCGGGCCACCGCCCGCCTTCTGCATTTTAGGGTACCTCGCGCGCAGCCTCGGAGGCCTTTCCTGGGGCCGATCTCTAGCCTATAGGGGAATTGCATTCATGGAAAACCCATTAGTAGCGTTCTATAACTTCCTCAACGTCGGCGGATTCGCCATGTGGATCCTGCTGGTCATGTCGATCATCTCGATCGGCATCGTGTTTGAGAGATTCTTCTTCTTCTCGCGCCAGCACACGGATCCGACGCAGCTCCTCAAGGAGATCGGCGACCGCGTGGCGCGCGATGACATGAACGGCGCGATCGCTGTGTGCGACCGCTATCATGGCATGTTGCCGAAGATCCTGCAGTTCGGACTGTATCGGCATGAGAAGAGCCGCGCCGACATCAGTGACGCGCTCTCGATCGGCCTGCTCGAGCAGCTCAACGCGCTCGAAGCAAACCTGTCGATCATCGGCACGGTGGCCGTCATCGCGCCGTTCGTCGGTCTGTTCGGCACGGTGCTCGGCATCATCCGGGCCTTCCAGGACATCGCGCTCAAAGGCAACTCGACGCCGGCCGTTGTCGCGGCGGGCGTCTCGGAAGCCTTGGTCACGACCGCGGCCGGCCTGTTGGTCGCCGTCGTCGCCGTGGTGTTCTTCAACTACTTCAAGTCGCGCATCAAGGCGTACAATCAGGAGATGATCGTCGCGGCCAACAAGCTGGCCGAGATGCTGCACTTCCACAACACCGGTTCGCCGATCCCGACCGAGCTGTACAACCCGCGCGCGACGGGCGGCAAGGCGCCGGCGCCGGCGCCGCGGCCTTCAGGGCCGTCAGGCGGAGCCTAAGCAGAAAGGCCAGCACTCGAGGAAGCCAGGCGGTTTGCGACGCGCGAGCCGCCTGAGGGGCCTAGCGCGTGTGAACCACGCGGGCGGCGCCAGCGACTCACGAGGCGAAAGCAAGCATTATGGGACTGACATCCACTGCACAAAACACCGAGGTGATGGCGGAGATCAACATCACGCCGTTCACCGACGTGCTGCTCGTGCTGCTCATCATCTTCATGATCCTGGCGGCGCTGGCCGCTCCTCCCGGCTTCCAAAAGGAATTGCCGAAGAAGAGCGACGCGCCCACCAAGATCAACCAGAGCCAGTTGAAGCATCAGATCGACGTCGAGGTGTCCGCCAACAACCGCGTCTTCATCGACGGGAAGCAGACCAGCGACGCGAGGCTGTATGACGACATGGCCGCCGCGGTCAAGTTCCACAAAGAGAACGCGAACCGCGGCTATCTCACGCATATCTCGCTGGTCGCCGACTCAGCCGCCAGCTACAATACGATCATCAAAATCCTCGACGCCGCACGCTTGGCCAACGACGACGACGTCGGCTTCGTGACGCAGTAAGGACGCATTCGCCATGTCGATGGTAGGATCCAACCCGGAAGAAGATGTGATGTCCACGATCAACATCACGCCGTTCACGGACGTGCTGCTGGTCTTGCTCATCATCTTCATGATCTTGACCTCGCTGTTGAAGCCGCCGCCGGTCCCGGAGGCGATCAACAAGCTCAAAGTCACCAACTCGCCGATCACGGTGATCATCGGCCACGAGCAGGCCGGAGACAAGTGCCCCTCGAGCGGAGGGAAAGAGTGCGACACCATCCAGGTCGGCGCCGAGACCGTGTGGACCACCGGTGACGACGAGAAGAAGATCTACGATCGCTTCAAGACGTACTTCGACCAGTTCAACCAGACGCAGACCGACATCATCATCAAGGCTGCTCCGACAGTCCACTACGGAACGGTGTTGCGGGTAATGGACGCCGCGAAGACCGCCGGTTTCAACCAGTTCGGTCTGGCGAACAAGGTGCACGGTGCGGCGGATAACGCGGTTCAGAACAATCCGTAATCGATCCGACGGGCAGAAAGGACACCAGTAGCTTGGCCACGACCCCCAGCGCGCCGCCGAAGGCGCGCACCACGCCGGCGCTGTTCACCAAGCGCGACCGCTATGCGCTGATCTACCTTTCAGCAGGCTTCATCATCTTGTCGGCTGTGGGCCACTTCATCATGGGCGCGGCCGGCGAGCATTTCTTCCCGCAATTCAAAGAAGAGGCGACTCCGCCGCCGCAAAAAGTCACCGTGCAGACCCTGATCAAGCCGCCGCCGACGCCCAAACCGACCCCAAAGCCCACCCCGACGCCGCCAGCCACGCCGACGCCGCCGCCGTTGAAGAACACCCCGCCGCCGGCGCGGCTCAAGATGAACGTCATCAAGACGCACAGCGAGGGTGGCACCGGCCCGGCTGAAGTGGCGTACACCCCGGCGCCGCACGGCAATGAGAACGGCGTACCCTCCGCGCCCCCCACGTCGGCGCCGACCGCGAACCCGAGGCCCGCAGGCCCGGTGGGCGTGGCCGATTCGGACTTCAAGTTCAAGGCGCCGCTCGATTACCCCGAGCTGGCCAAGGAGCAAGGCATCCAGGGCACTGCGGTCGTGATCGTCACCATCGCGCCCAGCGGCGCGCTGCTCGGCGCGAAGATCTACCAGTCGTCCGGCAACGCGCTGCTCGACAATGCCGCGCTCAAAGCGGCGCGCGCGAGCACGTTCAAGCCGGCGTCCTTTGAGAGCGACTACCTGATCGACTACGTCTTCCAGATCGAATAAGTGAGCCTCTTCCAGGCCATCGTGCTCGGCGTCATCCAAGGTGTCGCCGAGCTTTTTCCTATCAGCAGCACGGCGCACACGCTGCTCATCTCGACGCTGTTCGGATGGACGCCGCCCAGCCTGCCGTTCGTCGCCATGCTGCACCTCGGCACGTTTCTCGCCGTGCTCATCTACTTCGCGCGCGATTTCTGGGAGATCCTCAGCGGAGCGATCACGGGCTTTGGCGATCGCTGGAGCAAGCCGAACGAACGGCTCGCGCTGCTGGTCATCGTGGGAACGCTGCCGTTGGCTGTCATCGGCTATCTGCTTGAGAAGCGGCTCGACCCGCTGTACGGGCGGCCGCTCGTGGCGGCCGTCGGCCTCATGATCACCGGACTCGTGCTCTTCGTCGTCGAGCGCTTGCCGCAGGGGAAAGCCGACGCCGAGCAGCTGTCTTGGGGCAACGCGTTTTGGATCGGGCTCAGCCAGATCGCGGGCCTGGTGCCGGGCGGATCGCGCTCCGGTTTTTCGATCGCCGCCGGCTTGCTTGCCGGCTTATCGCGCGAGCAAGCCGCGCGGTTCTCGTTCTTGCTGGCCGGTCCGGCGATCTTGGGCGCAAGCCTGTTCGAACTGCGACGCATCGTGCACCCGCACCCGGGAGCGGCCTTGCACGGCTTCGTCTCTGCATCGGCCGCCCCCGAACCGACGCTCATCATCGCGGCCGGCTTCGCGGCAGCGCTCATCTCGGGCATCTTCGCCATCCGCTTCTTCATGCGCTACGTCGACCAGCATCGCCTGACACCGTTCGCGATCTATTGCTGGGTGTTCGGGGCTGCCATGATCGTTCTGCTGCTGGCCAGAGGGCAGGCCGCGGTCTAGGCCGGCTGGCCTTGTGACGGATTGCGCGCCGCAGCGCGCCGTATTATACTATGAGCGGGCGGGAGCATGGAGGCCGAAATGGCTCCTACTGCTCGCGTGCCCGACTCCCTACCGCAGTACTCCAAGCGCGAACGCAAAGCGATCGTGATTCTGTCGCTTGCCTTCATCGTCTTGTCGGCGCTGGCGCACTTCTTGCTCGGCGGCGCGCTGACGCCATGGTTCCGGCTGCATCCGGTACATGCCGACACGCAGACGCCCCAACCGATCGTCATCGACACTTCTCCAAGACCGACGCAAGCGCCGACGCCGACGCCGCGGCCGACGCCGACACCTGCCCCTGCACACGCCCGCCCATCGCCCCAGCCGCTCACCTCCTCGAACCCGCGCGAAACGCCCGGGCCCTTCCACTCGATCGCGCCGCCGCACATCGGCGCCGGGTCGCCCGGACCAGGGGCCTCGCCTCTTGCAAGTCCAGGCATCGACCAGCCGGCCACGGCGGCGCCTGCGACCGCGCGGCCAAGCCAGGATTTCGCGCCGTGCCGGATGCTGCACAGGGTGGTGCCCGATTACTCGGATTCGCTGCGCGGTGCCGGCGTCGAGGGCACGGTGTCGATCATCGTGGCGATCGGTCCGGATGGTCAAGTGGTTTCGGCGCATGTCGGCGAGTCTTCGGGAAACGCGTTGCTCGACAATGCGGCGCTGAGCGCGGCGCGCGCAAGCACCTATGCATGTCCGCCCGCCGACGGAAGACCCGCGGCGGACCTGTATCGCGTTATCTATACGTTCCAGCTCGACTCGAGCTAGGAAGGCGTGTGCGCCGCACGTGAGCGCCGGTCAAGCGTGCCGGGGACTCCGCCTGACGGGACTGTGGAACTGAGAGTTGAAAGTTGGCGTTATACGGTCAGCACTGCAGATATCTCTCGCGTCCATGAAGGAGGCTCTTCGTCGTGAGAAGATTCGTATCGGCGCTCGCCATCACGTATTTGGCCTTCGCGTGCGCCTTTGCGGCGCCCGCGCTGGCCGCTCCCACGTTCTCGGCCTCGCTCGCCGCGTCGCCAGCCAGCTATGCCGGCCCGTGCCCGGCGACCATCCATCTCAACGGCAAGATCGTCAATTCCCCTGACTTCGTCAACTCGACCAAGTACTCGATGCTGAACAGCGACGGCATCGACAGCTTCTTGATGACTGCCACGTTCGATGCGACGCACACCTACGCTGTCCACGATGCACGCACGCCGAGCGCGAGCGGTGCATACTGGGTTCAAATCCTCGTCCGCGATGCCACTGGCGCCAACATCGTCGCCCGCTCGAACCGCGCCGAGTTCACCGTGCGCTGCGCGGGCGTGAATCCGAACGCGACGCCGACGCCGTGCCCGGTCGGCGTGCGATGCACGCCGCCGCCGACGCGCAACCCGAACGCCACACCCACGCCCTGCAAGCCGACCGCGGCCGGCATCCCGTGCCAACCCACACCGTGTCCGCCCACCGTCGCCGGTTGCGGACCCACGCACAATCCGAACGCCACACCCACGCCCTGCAGGCCCAATCCGGCCGGTCCGCCGTGCGAGCCTACGCCAAAGCCGACGCCGTGCCGTACCGTCACCGGTGCGCCGTGCAAGGATCTCCCGGACCTGGTGCCCCTGCCGCCGTTGCGCATCGGCAATCCCGCTCACACGCCGGTTCCCAACACGACGTGGGGCGTGGGGTTGACGCTCACCGATGCGGACGCGTTCCTGCACTCCAACGGCCGCTGCGCGTTCAACATCTGGTATGAATTCAAGAACCAGGGCTTGGCGATCGCCGCGCCACCGTTCAAGAACACCATCAAGGTGGACGGCGTGTCGATCGTCAGCGTCAACGGCCCGTTCGCGCCGCTGGCCGCCGGTGCCTCACGCGCAGTCCAGACGCAGGCGTACCTGCCGGGCGGCGTGCACCAGCTCTCGCTCGACCTCGACAGCGGCACCGTGGTGACAGAGTCCAACAAGCCCAACAACCACGTCTCGATCAAATACCAGCTGACGGGCAACTGCTCGGAGTAGCGCAAGATCAGGACGTGTCGCTCGATCGAGTCCCCGGGTTCACGCTCGGGGACTCTTTCTTGGCCCCGTCGAACATCGCTGCACATGACCGCGCGCCGCTCCACAGTTCCCGCCATTTCGCTCACACACGTCGCGCCGGACGGATCGGTGCGCATGGTCGACGTCGGTTCCAAGCCGCTCACCCAACGGCGCGCCGTGGCCGAAGCGACCGTCCGGATGTCGGCACGCGCCCTGCGCGCGCTGCGCGCCGGCTCGATCGCCAAAGGCGATGCGCTGACCACCGCCCAGATCGCCGGCATCAGCGCCGCAAAGCGCACCTCTGATCTGATACCGTTGTGCCATCCGATCTCGCTCACGCACGTCGCGGTGAACTTCGAGCTGCGCGCGCCGGGCAGCGTGCGCATCCGCTGCGAGACCGCCTCCACCGGTGCGACCGGCGTCGAGATGGAAGCGCTTGCCGGCGCGGCGGTCGCGGCGCTGACGATCTACGACATGTGCAAAGCAGCCGACCGCGCGATGTCGATCGAGGGCCTGCGCCTGCTCGAGAAGAGCGGCGG containing:
- the aroH gene encoding chorismate mutase, which encodes MAVRGIRGAITAAENSPAAIVSASERLLSAMIEANRVEAPDIAAVFFTTTTDLDAEFPAAAARALGWNKVPLLCGHEMGVPGRLGRCIRILMLVNTDATQAAVKHIYLEGATALRPDLTGEDNPQTAGSTF
- the aroF gene encoding 3-deoxy-7-phosphoheptulonate synthase; protein product: MIVIIRRGATDAQAQEVVEKITAMGYGVNVSKGVERVIVGVLGVRDNKEMLAAQLAGIPWVERVVPISKSYKLVSREGAQSDTIIRLRNGVEIGGNAVHVIAGPCTVEGRDMLLQTAHAVKASGATLLRGGAYKPSTSPYSFQGMGKEGLEILAAAREETGLPVITEVLDPRDVAMVETYADILQVGARNMQNFNLLKEVAKARKPVMLKRGLSATIEEWLLAAEYIFAGGNHDVMLCERGIRTFEPATRNTLDLNAVPLLKQLTHLPVIVDPSHGTGRWELVAPMARAGLAAGADGLMIEVHPNPAEALKDGFESLTFEKFAAMMDGVRAVARAVGRPVASDVAATV
- a CDS encoding prephenate dehydrogenase/arogenate dehydrogenase family protein — encoded protein: MSDKQPSQGFERSNILIVGTGLIGTSIGLALRRRLKQVKIAGWDPARGRAAAARRKGALDRVAPTLEAALREVDTVVLAAPLEAIVRLVPQVLAQTQTRAFIIEVGPLLAPVVAAAAPALRLTAGERQFVAGHPLAGAESSGPQGANPEMFGGRPFALYAPPQKNRAAASRRAQSFARLLGAVPVRLKPSDHDRIVAATSALPQVASLALALAAKRAGGRAANWVSGPGFDSATRLAQSPFSVWEAPLRANARSTARALRALEDTVRAFRRALESGDFGKIEAYFAAAAAARRRIMGIRSRRAATRNS
- a CDS encoding TonB family protein, whose amino-acid sequence is MRQLHRSLVVAVLGATAILGSAAIAHADATGYVPPSFTNQVKPQYPDSARSGGETGEVKVKVLVQADGKATSFAIFKSSGHKDLDDAVISAVKQSTYKPAYSNGKPTLAYFDITYKFTLQGLAQDEGSTSAYDAKLAANPNDEAARRGLAIVLINKHDYAQAEDVLVKGTQLDPKNAGFFSLLGFAYYSDGLQNKKDDRYKQAAEAYDSFLALTPHPEASDARNAASAYGEYAFVLLENQKSGDALPYAQKAAKLDPTQTQYQIELGEAQQGTGDNQAAIASFKQALQLDDKKSVNVTARIYADLGVSQLDLGQENDGIASINQAEKISPASPVAYQALASYYIRKGKLDAALGPLNQLAQVSPNEPQVQVDIGDIYVQKKDYVKAKAAYDKALAIDPHNGNALFGSAQIAAAQGDLTTTQTALANAVAVAPANTAVYNATIAAILLGLPNKGTDPTPDAIKYATAATTADPNFASGWYDLGVALARQNKKDQANTALHRAFDLYKAQNNADGMAAVNARYKELNGADLAGYSAPRGEMINQPGH
- a CDS encoding MotA/TolQ/ExbB proton channel family protein, giving the protein MENPLVAFYNFLNVGGFAMWILLVMSIISIGIVFERFFFFSRQHTDPTQLLKEIGDRVARDDMNGAIAVCDRYHGMLPKILQFGLYRHEKSRADISDALSIGLLEQLNALEANLSIIGTVAVIAPFVGLFGTVLGIIRAFQDIALKGNSTPAVVAAGVSEALVTTAAGLLVAVVAVVFFNYFKSRIKAYNQEMIVAANKLAEMLHFHNTGSPIPTELYNPRATGGKAPAPAPRPSGPSGGA
- a CDS encoding biopolymer transporter ExbD, translating into MGLTSTAQNTEVMAEINITPFTDVLLVLLIIFMILAALAAPPGFQKELPKKSDAPTKINQSQLKHQIDVEVSANNRVFIDGKQTSDARLYDDMAAAVKFHKENANRGYLTHISLVADSAASYNTIIKILDAARLANDDDVGFVTQ
- a CDS encoding biopolymer transporter ExbD, with product MSMVGSNPEEDVMSTINITPFTDVLLVLLIIFMILTSLLKPPPVPEAINKLKVTNSPITVIIGHEQAGDKCPSSGGKECDTIQVGAETVWTTGDDEKKIYDRFKTYFDQFNQTQTDIIIKAAPTVHYGTVLRVMDAAKTAGFNQFGLANKVHGAADNAVQNNP
- a CDS encoding TonB family protein, with the protein product MATTPSAPPKARTTPALFTKRDRYALIYLSAGFIILSAVGHFIMGAAGEHFFPQFKEEATPPPQKVTVQTLIKPPPTPKPTPKPTPTPPATPTPPPLKNTPPPARLKMNVIKTHSEGGTGPAEVAYTPAPHGNENGVPSAPPTSAPTANPRPAGPVGVADSDFKFKAPLDYPELAKEQGIQGTAVVIVTIAPSGALLGAKIYQSSGNALLDNAALKAARASTFKPASFESDYLIDYVFQIE
- a CDS encoding undecaprenyl-diphosphate phosphatase, coding for MSLFQAIVLGVIQGVAELFPISSTAHTLLISTLFGWTPPSLPFVAMLHLGTFLAVLIYFARDFWEILSGAITGFGDRWSKPNERLALLVIVGTLPLAVIGYLLEKRLDPLYGRPLVAAVGLMITGLVLFVVERLPQGKADAEQLSWGNAFWIGLSQIAGLVPGGSRSGFSIAAGLLAGLSREQAARFSFLLAGPAILGASLFELRRIVHPHPGAALHGFVSASAAPEPTLIIAAGFAAALISGIFAIRFFMRYVDQHRLTPFAIYCWVFGAAMIVLLLARGQAAV
- a CDS encoding energy transducer TonB, which codes for MAPTARVPDSLPQYSKRERKAIVILSLAFIVLSALAHFLLGGALTPWFRLHPVHADTQTPQPIVIDTSPRPTQAPTPTPRPTPTPAPAHARPSPQPLTSSNPRETPGPFHSIAPPHIGAGSPGPGASPLASPGIDQPATAAPATARPSQDFAPCRMLHRVVPDYSDSLRGAGVEGTVSIIVAIGPDGQVVSAHVGESSGNALLDNAALSAARASTYACPPADGRPAADLYRVIYTFQLDSS
- the moaC gene encoding cyclic pyranopterin monophosphate synthase MoaC, coding for MTARRSTVPAISLTHVAPDGSVRMVDVGSKPLTQRRAVAEATVRMSARALRALRAGSIAKGDALTTAQIAGISAAKRTSDLIPLCHPISLTHVAVNFELRAPGSVRIRCETASTGATGVEMEALAGAAVAALTIYDMCKAADRAMSIEGLRLLEKSGGRSGTFKRGRR